The following are from one region of the Lacinutrix sp. Bg11-31 genome:
- a CDS encoding asparagine synthetase B, translated as MRKILFILIFLLTSQSYASYILVPMDSETQENHLKAYGITYWTLAKDIKVKWLLNYRGGSFLLPDTDEIRKECKIRGVSFEVLSNDNAESILKDISSPSKNMEAVVLEKAPKIAVYTPKGKLPWDDAVTMVLTYAEIPYETIYDEDVLKDELILYDWLHLHHEDFTGQFGKFYARYRTAAWYIEEKQLAEALATKLGYNKVSNEKRDVALKIRDYVVGGGFMFAMCSATDSFDIALSAEGADICEPMFDGDASDANYQSKIQYHKTFAFKDYTLERSPMVYEFSSIDMTSKRKIPKQTDYFTLMDFSAKWDPIPTMLCQNHTALVKGFMGQTTSFTREQIKSNVLVMGENRTNGEAKYIHGIKGKGFFTFYGGHDPEDYTHKVGDPKTELDLHPTSPGYRLILNNVLFPAAKKKKQKT; from the coding sequence ATGAGAAAAATACTATTCATATTAATTTTCCTATTAACAAGCCAAAGTTATGCATCATATATATTGGTGCCAATGGATTCCGAAACACAAGAAAATCACCTAAAAGCATATGGAATTACCTATTGGACGTTAGCAAAAGATATAAAAGTAAAATGGCTATTAAACTATAGAGGTGGTTCTTTTTTATTGCCAGACACAGACGAAATTCGAAAAGAATGTAAAATTAGAGGCGTAAGTTTCGAGGTGTTAAGTAATGATAATGCAGAAAGTATTCTTAAAGACATTAGCAGTCCAAGCAAAAATATGGAAGCTGTAGTTTTAGAAAAAGCACCAAAAATTGCAGTTTACACTCCAAAAGGTAAATTGCCTTGGGATGATGCAGTGACAATGGTATTAACTTATGCCGAAATACCATACGAAACCATTTATGATGAAGACGTATTAAAAGATGAACTTATTCTCTACGATTGGTTACACCTGCATCATGAAGATTTTACAGGACAGTTTGGCAAATTCTATGCACGATACAGGACAGCAGCTTGGTATATAGAAGAAAAACAATTAGCCGAGGCTCTAGCAACAAAATTAGGATATAACAAAGTATCTAACGAAAAAAGAGATGTCGCTCTTAAAATTAGAGACTATGTTGTAGGTGGAGGGTTTATGTTTGCTATGTGCAGTGCCACAGACAGTTTCGATATCGCATTATCTGCCGAAGGTGCCGACATCTGCGAGCCAATGTTCGATGGAGATGCAAGCGATGCCAATTACCAATCCAAAATACAATACCATAAAACCTTCGCTTTTAAAGATTATACATTAGAGCGCAGTCCAATGGTTTATGAGTTTTCTAGTATAGATATGACTTCAAAACGAAAAATCCCTAAACAAACAGATTATTTTACACTAATGGATTTCTCAGCAAAATGGGATCCAATCCCAACCATGTTATGCCAAAACCACACAGCTTTAGTAAAAGGCTTTATGGGACAAACAACCTCTTTTACTAGAGAGCAAATTAAAAGTAACGTGCTTGTAATGGGAGAAAATAGAACCAATGGAGAAGCAAAATACATACATGGTATTAAAGGAAAAGGCTTTTTTACCTTTTATGGAGGTCACGATCCTGAAGATTATACGCATAAAGTTGGTGATCCTAAAACAGAATTAGACCTGCATCCAACGTCTCCAGGTTATAGATTAATACTTAATAATGTGTTATTTCCTGCGGCTAAAAAGAAAAAGCAGAAGACTTAA
- a CDS encoding EF-hand domain-containing protein, whose protein sequence is MSAKDDILKKIQILITNHFRTPEEAFRFFDENGDGKLSKSEIKNLLKEAEISGFIRGMVSSKLIEGYDKDGDHSINWEEFKAAIDEISN, encoded by the coding sequence ATGTCAGCAAAAGACGATATTTTAAAAAAAATTCAAATATTAATAACCAACCATTTTAGAACTCCAGAAGAAGCTTTTCGTTTTTTCGATGAGAATGGAGATGGCAAGCTCTCAAAATCTGAAATTAAAAACTTACTTAAAGAAGCAGAAATCAGTGGATTTATTCGTGGGATGGTAAGCTCTAAATTAATAGAAGGTTACGATAAAGATGGAGACCATTCAATAAACTGGGAAGAATTTAAAGCAGCAATAGACGAAATTTCTAATTAA
- the thrS gene encoding threonine--tRNA ligase — protein MIQITLPDGSVKSLETNSTPMDVAKSISEGFARNVISASFNGETVETVTPLTTDGSIVLYTWNNDEGKTAFWHSSAHVLAQAIQELYPNAKLTIGPAIDRGFYYDVDFGDAVLSDKDFKTIENKMLEIARGKHDFKMRSTSKAEALEFYKDNSFKTELIKNLEDGTITFCDHSTFTDLCRGGHIPNTGIIKAPKILSVAGAYWRGDETKQQLTRIYGITFPKQKELTEYLALLKEAKKRDHRKLGKELELFTFSQKVGAGLPLWLPKGAALRERLENFLKAAQKKAGYEMVMTPHIGQKELYVTSGHYAKYGEDSFQAIKTPKEDEEFLLKPMNCPHHCEIYNAMQWSYKDLPKRFAEFGTVYRYEQSGELHGLTRVRGFTQDDAHIFCTPNQLDQEFKNVIDLVLYVFGSLGFENFTAQVSLRDPKTPEKYIGSLENWEKAEQAIISAAKDKNLNYVIETGEAAFYGPKLDFMVKDALGRKWQLGTIQVDYNLPERFELTYKGSDNELHRPIMIHRAPFGSMERFIAILLEHTGGNFPLWLMPNQVSILTLSEKYEKYGEKVLNLLEKHEIRALVDNRSETIGKKIREAEMKKTPYMIIIGENEENENKISVRQHGGEDLGTISVEEFSEIVTIEINKTLKQF, from the coding sequence ATGATACAAATTACTTTACCTGATGGGAGTGTTAAATCGTTAGAAACGAATTCGACTCCTATGGATGTTGCAAAAAGCATAAGCGAAGGATTTGCAAGAAATGTTATTTCTGCAAGTTTTAATGGAGAAACGGTTGAAACAGTTACTCCTTTAACAACGGATGGCTCTATAGTATTATATACCTGGAATAATGATGAAGGTAAAACTGCTTTTTGGCATTCTAGTGCTCATGTTTTGGCGCAAGCTATACAAGAATTATATCCAAATGCAAAATTGACTATTGGCCCTGCTATTGATCGTGGTTTTTATTATGATGTAGATTTTGGTGATGCTGTTTTATCCGACAAAGACTTTAAGACGATTGAAAACAAAATGTTGGAGATTGCTCGTGGAAAACATGATTTTAAAATGAGAAGTACTTCTAAGGCTGAGGCTTTAGAGTTTTATAAGGATAATTCGTTTAAGACGGAGTTGATTAAAAATCTAGAGGATGGTACTATTACTTTTTGCGACCACTCTACGTTTACAGATTTATGTCGTGGTGGACATATTCCAAATACTGGAATAATTAAGGCGCCTAAAATACTATCTGTAGCTGGAGCTTATTGGAGAGGAGACGAAACTAAGCAACAATTAACGCGTATTTATGGTATTACATTTCCGAAACAAAAGGAATTAACTGAGTATTTAGCTTTATTAAAAGAGGCTAAAAAACGTGACCATAGAAAACTTGGTAAAGAGTTAGAATTGTTTACATTTTCGCAAAAAGTGGGTGCTGGTTTACCTCTATGGTTACCAAAAGGTGCTGCTCTACGCGAGCGTTTAGAAAACTTTTTAAAAGCTGCACAAAAAAAAGCGGGTTACGAAATGGTAATGACTCCACATATTGGACAAAAGGAACTTTATGTTACTTCTGGCCATTATGCTAAATATGGTGAGGATAGTTTTCAAGCAATAAAAACACCGAAAGAGGATGAAGAATTTTTGTTAAAACCGATGAATTGCCCACACCATTGTGAAATATACAACGCAATGCAATGGTCTTACAAAGATTTACCTAAAAGATTTGCTGAATTTGGTACTGTATATAGATACGAACAAAGTGGTGAATTACATGGTTTAACTCGTGTTCGTGGTTTTACGCAAGATGATGCACATATATTTTGTACTCCAAACCAATTAGATCAAGAGTTCAAAAATGTTATAGATTTAGTTCTTTATGTTTTTGGTTCTTTAGGATTTGAAAACTTTACAGCACAAGTTTCTTTAAGAGACCCTAAGACTCCTGAAAAATATATTGGTAGTCTTGAAAATTGGGAGAAAGCTGAACAGGCTATTATTAGTGCAGCGAAAGATAAAAATTTAAATTATGTTATAGAAACTGGCGAAGCTGCGTTTTATGGTCCTAAGTTAGACTTTATGGTTAAAGATGCTTTAGGTAGAAAATGGCAACTTGGTACAATACAGGTTGATTATAATTTACCTGAACGTTTTGAATTGACTTATAAAGGAAGTGATAACGAATTACATAGACCTATAATGATACACCGTGCTCCTTTTGGGAGTATGGAACGTTTTATAGCAATTTTATTAGAACATACTGGTGGGAATTTTCCGCTTTGGTTGATGCCAAATCAAGTTTCTATATTAACTCTTAGTGAGAAATATGAAAAATACGGTGAAAAAGTTTTAAATTTGCTAGAAAAACACGAAATTCGCGCACTTGTAGATAATAGAAGTGAGACTATTGGTAAGAAAATTAGGGAGGCAGAAATGAAGAAGACGCCTTATATGATTATCATAGGAGAGAATGAGGAGAATGAAAACAAGATATCTGTAAGACAACATGGAGGAGAAGATTTAGGCACGATAAGTGTAGAAGAGTTCTCAGAGATTGTTACTATAGAAATAAATAAGACATTGAAACAATTTTAA
- the infC gene encoding translation initiation factor IF-3 — translation MKEDQHRINSKIRAEKVRLVGENIEVGIYTTKEALAMAEEQEFDLVEISPKADPPVCKIMDYKKFLYEQKKRDKALKSKATKVIIKEIRFGPQTDDHDYQFKRKHAEKFLKEGAKLKAFVFFKGRSIVFKEQGQILLLRLAQDLEELGKVEQMPRLEGKRMTMFIAPKK, via the coding sequence ATTAAAGAAGACCAACACAGAATAAACTCAAAAATTAGAGCAGAAAAAGTGCGTCTAGTTGGAGAGAACATCGAAGTTGGTATTTACACAACTAAGGAAGCTTTAGCCATGGCTGAAGAACAAGAATTTGATTTGGTGGAGATTTCACCAAAAGCAGATCCTCCTGTGTGTAAAATTATGGACTACAAGAAGTTTCTTTACGAACAAAAGAAACGTGATAAGGCTTTAAAAAGTAAAGCAACGAAAGTTATTATTAAAGAAATTCGTTTTGGTCCACAAACTGATGATCATGATTATCAGTTTAAAAGGAAACACGCTGAAAAGTTTTTAAAGGAAGGTGCTAAATTAAAAGCATTTGTATTCTTTAAAGGACGTTCTATTGTGTTTAAAGAGCAAGGTCAAATTTTATTATTGCGTTTAGCGCAAGACCTAGAAGAACTTGGTAAAGTTGAACAAATGCCAAGGTTGGAAGGAAAAAGAATGACTATGTTTATTGCTCCTAAAAAGTAA
- a CDS encoding acetyl-CoA carboxylase carboxyltransferase subunit alpha, translating into MEYLEFELPIKELEDQLTKCQVIGAESDVDVTETCKQIEKKLVATKKDIYKNLTPWQRVQMSRHPNRPYTLDYIKALCGDSFLELHGDRNFKDDKAMIGGLGKIGDQSYMIIGQQKGYNTKTRQYRNFGMANPEGYRKALRLMKSAEKFGIPVITLLDTPGAYPGLEAEERGQGEAIARNILEMTRLKVPIITIVIGEGASGGALGIGVGDKVLMLENTWYSVISPESCSSILWRSWEYKEQAAEALKLTANDMKKMKIVDEIIKEPLGGAHSNREKTFATVKIAIEKSYDEFKNLSPKDLVAQRMDKYSQMGVYKG; encoded by the coding sequence ATGGAATATTTAGAATTTGAATTACCAATAAAAGAACTAGAAGACCAATTAACTAAATGTCAAGTTATTGGTGCAGAAAGCGATGTAGATGTTACAGAAACTTGTAAACAGATAGAGAAAAAGCTTGTTGCTACTAAAAAGGACATCTACAAGAACTTAACACCATGGCAACGTGTACAAATGTCGCGTCATCCAAACAGACCATATACTTTAGATTACATTAAAGCTTTATGTGGAGACTCTTTTTTAGAGTTACATGGAGATCGTAATTTTAAAGACGATAAAGCCATGATTGGTGGTTTAGGTAAAATTGGAGACCAAAGTTACATGATCATTGGTCAACAAAAAGGGTACAATACCAAAACAAGACAATATAGAAATTTTGGAATGGCAAATCCTGAAGGTTATCGTAAAGCATTACGCTTAATGAAATCTGCAGAAAAATTTGGTATCCCTGTAATTACACTTCTGGATACTCCTGGAGCATATCCTGGATTAGAAGCAGAAGAACGTGGTCAAGGAGAAGCTATTGCTAGAAATATTCTTGAAATGACACGCCTTAAAGTACCAATAATTACTATTGTAATTGGTGAAGGTGCTTCTGGTGGAGCATTAGGTATAGGAGTAGGAGATAAGGTGCTAATGTTAGAAAACACATGGTATTCTGTAATCTCTCCAGAATCTTGTTCTTCAATTTTATGGAGAAGTTGGGAGTATAAAGAACAAGCTGCCGAAGCTTTAAAATTAACTGCTAACGACATGAAAAAAATGAAGATAGTTGATGAAATTATTAAAGAACCTTTAGGAGGAGCTCATAGCAATAGAGAAAAAACCTTTGCAACTGTAAAAATAGCTATAGAAAAATCTTACGATGAGTTTAAAAACTTATCACCAAAAGATTTAGTTGCTCAACGTATGGATAAATATTCTCAAATGGGAGTTTATAAAGGCTAA
- a CDS encoding AI-2E family transporter — protein MDKVRTTNYLLLIIVIPIIFYLLKVLSFIFIPLFFSMFIALLFLPLMRFLKRRGVHKIISICIVLLIIILGVKLGVELVKLSSKQIMESDSAFFLKAQTKVNDLVYDVESVFGTDTIKDDNAKLSRFLNKDAIFKNFGNTLSVISKALTALLMTVFFVVLWLAESINIENLLNKTILKKRHQSIKTFIKIENDLIKFIKVKVLVSFLTGLFTGLACYFFDVSFPIFWGLFAFLINFVQMVGSFITVILLSVFAFVELEASSALLFFIIAIAGTQVLYGSILEPIFMGKSFSINVITVLVALMFWGFIWGVPGLIMAIPVTVCLKIILEQFPSTREVAKLISA, from the coding sequence ATGGATAAAGTCCGTACAACAAACTACTTACTGTTAATTATAGTAATACCAATAATATTTTATTTACTTAAAGTATTGTCGTTTATATTTATTCCGTTGTTTTTCTCAATGTTTATAGCATTGTTGTTTTTACCATTAATGCGTTTTCTAAAACGTAGAGGTGTGCATAAAATAATTAGTATTTGTATAGTATTATTAATAATAATTCTTGGTGTAAAGCTAGGAGTAGAGTTGGTAAAGTTATCGAGTAAGCAAATAATGGAAAGCGATTCTGCTTTCTTTCTAAAAGCACAAACTAAAGTAAATGATTTAGTTTACGATGTAGAATCTGTTTTTGGTACAGATACAATTAAAGATGACAACGCAAAACTATCGCGTTTTTTAAATAAAGATGCTATTTTTAAAAATTTCGGTAACACGCTAAGCGTTATTAGTAAGGCGCTTACAGCCTTGTTAATGACGGTTTTCTTTGTAGTACTTTGGTTAGCTGAATCGATAAATATTGAAAACCTTCTAAACAAAACCATATTAAAGAAAAGACACCAATCTATAAAAACGTTTATTAAAATTGAAAACGATTTAATAAAATTTATTAAAGTAAAAGTACTTGTTAGCTTTCTTACAGGCTTGTTTACAGGTTTAGCATGTTATTTCTTCGATGTTAGCTTTCCTATTTTTTGGGGATTATTTGCATTCTTGATCAATTTTGTACAAATGGTAGGTTCTTTTATTACGGTTATATTACTTTCTGTCTTTGCATTTGTAGAATTAGAAGCGTCCAGTGCATTACTATTTTTTATTATTGCAATTGCAGGAACACAAGTATTATATGGCTCTATATTAGAACCCATATTTATGGGAAAATCTTTTTCTATAAACGTTATAACAGTTCTTGTAGCCTTAATGTTTTGGGGATTTATTTGGGGAGTTCCAGGTTTAATAATGGCCATTCCTGTTACTGTATGCTTAAAAATTATTCTTGAGCAATTTCCTAGTACAAGAGAAGTGGCTAAGCTTATTTCGGCTTAA
- the rplT gene encoding 50S ribosomal protein L20, producing the protein MPRSVNSVAKRARRKKVLKQAKGYFGRRKNVWTVAKNAVDKAMQYSYRDRRVKKRTFRALWITRINAGARLHGMSYSQFMGKVKANNIELNRKVLADLAMNHPGAFEAIVNKIK; encoded by the coding sequence ATGCCAAGATCAGTAAATTCTGTTGCCAAAAGAGCCAGAAGAAAAAAAGTGCTTAAACAAGCAAAAGGTTACTTCGGACGTCGTAAAAACGTTTGGACAGTAGCAAAAAATGCGGTTGACAAAGCGATGCAATATTCGTACAGAGACCGTAGAGTAAAAAAGAGAACATTTCGTGCATTATGGATCACGCGTATTAACGCTGGAGCTCGTTTACACGGTATGTCTTATTCACAATTTATGGGAAAAGTAAAAGCTAACAATATCGAATTAAACCGTAAGGTTTTAGCCGATTTAGCAATGAATCACCCAGGTGCTTTTGAAGCAATCGTGAACAAAATTAAATAA
- a CDS encoding adenylate/guanylate cyclase domain-containing protein, producing the protein MNNYILQFLRLLIQTVVFWVIAFSIFIYIRYYAIGSEEGNIATDYHISDILRFGILLGTLIGSIFAIVEFLFDKFLSKNLSLALVLVEKIIIYLMGLILSLNYVFPLAEYELNLELTTDKGWWKTSEIFWITVGYFLICSIIFSFIKIANEKFGRGVFFNFLIGKYRKPREEKRIFMFLDLQASTTIAEQIGHYHYSELIQDCFYDLNRIVTKYDAEIYQYVGDEAVLSWKYKTGINNNNCVNLFFHFQNRILKKQKYYMSKYNLVPVFKAGLHGGKLIVTEVGTVKKEIAYHGDVINTSARIQGECNKYNELLLCSNLLIEDLTLSTKYTTEFIGDIELKGKEEKFKISAIRMF; encoded by the coding sequence GTGAATAATTACATTTTACAATTTTTACGTTTATTAATACAAACAGTTGTTTTCTGGGTAATTGCCTTTAGTATTTTTATATATATAAGGTACTATGCTATAGGTTCCGAAGAAGGAAATATTGCTACAGATTATCATATATCAGATATATTAAGGTTTGGAATTTTATTAGGAACTTTAATTGGATCCATATTTGCCATAGTAGAATTTCTCTTTGATAAGTTCTTATCCAAAAACTTATCTCTTGCCTTAGTTTTGGTCGAAAAAATAATCATCTATTTAATGGGTCTAATTTTATCTTTAAATTATGTGTTTCCATTGGCAGAATACGAGTTGAATTTGGAGTTGACAACAGATAAAGGTTGGTGGAAAACAAGTGAAATATTCTGGATTACAGTTGGCTATTTTTTAATCTGTTCTATTATTTTTTCATTTATAAAAATTGCAAACGAAAAATTTGGTAGAGGAGTTTTCTTTAACTTTCTAATTGGTAAGTATAGAAAGCCAAGAGAGGAGAAGCGTATTTTTATGTTCTTAGATTTACAAGCATCAACAACCATAGCTGAGCAAATTGGGCATTACCACTACAGTGAGTTAATTCAAGATTGCTTCTACGATTTAAATAGAATTGTAACCAAATACGATGCAGAAATATACCAATATGTTGGCGATGAAGCTGTACTTAGTTGGAAATATAAAACAGGAATTAATAACAACAACTGTGTTAATCTATTTTTTCATTTTCAAAACCGTATTCTAAAAAAGCAAAAATACTATATGTCTAAGTACAATCTCGTTCCTGTATTTAAAGCAGGTTTACATGGAGGTAAATTAATAGTAACAGAAGTAGGTACAGTTAAAAAAGAAATTGCGTATCATGGAGATGTTATTAATACTTCGGCAAGAATACAAGGAGAGTGCAATAAATACAACGAGTTGCTATTGTGTTCAAACCTACTAATCGAAGATTTAACATTATCAACTAAATATACTACAGAGTTTATTGGAGATATTGAGTTAAAAGGAAAAGAAGAAAAATTTAAAATCTCAGCGATTAGAATGTTTTAA
- the dnaB gene encoding replicative DNA helicase, translating into MKQPQNVSGYKVDKSTIISLEKGKIPPQAIDLEEVVLGAMMIDKKGVDEVIDILSPDAFYKEAHQHIFEAIFMLFQESQPIDLLTVSTQLKTNAKLDLSGGDFYLISLTQKVSSSAHIEFHARIILQKFIQRSLIRISSEIIETAYDETQDVFDLLDTAESKLYEVTQGNIKKSSETAQDLVIQAKKKIEEISKKDGMSGVPSGFDKLDKLTSGWQPSDLIIVAARPGMGKTAFTLTMARNIAVMHNIPVAFFSLEMASVQLITRLISSETGLSSEKLRTGKLEKHEWEQLNVKVKALEKAPLFIDDTPSLSIFDLRAKARRLASQHGIKMIMIDYLQLMTAAGSGGNREQEISTISRNLKALAKELEVPVIALSQLSRAVETRGGSKRPLLSDLRESGAIEQDADIVSFIYRPEYYKIDEWDDDDQSPTAGQGEFIVAKHRNGGLDSIRLKFIGNLGKFDNLDDFDTPFSSGQEFHSKMNAASNDDTFKTDNFTASPEDAFGAPDDEVPF; encoded by the coding sequence ATGAAGCAACCACAAAACGTATCTGGATACAAAGTAGATAAAAGTACAATTATCTCTCTTGAAAAAGGGAAAATACCACCGCAAGCTATTGATTTAGAAGAGGTTGTGCTTGGAGCGATGATGATTGATAAAAAAGGTGTCGATGAGGTAATCGATATTTTAAGCCCAGATGCTTTCTATAAAGAAGCGCATCAGCATATTTTTGAAGCCATCTTTATGTTGTTTCAAGAGAGTCAACCAATTGACTTATTAACCGTTTCTACGCAATTAAAAACTAATGCTAAGTTAGATTTATCAGGAGGTGATTTTTACCTTATTTCGCTAACCCAAAAAGTATCATCTTCTGCACATATTGAGTTTCATGCACGTATAATTTTACAAAAATTTATTCAGCGAAGCTTAATTAGAATTTCAAGCGAAATTATAGAAACAGCTTACGATGAAACTCAAGATGTTTTCGATTTATTAGATACTGCTGAATCTAAGTTATATGAAGTAACCCAAGGTAATATTAAAAAATCAAGTGAAACAGCTCAAGATTTAGTAATACAAGCCAAAAAGAAAATTGAAGAAATTTCGAAAAAAGACGGAATGAGTGGTGTTCCTTCTGGTTTCGATAAGCTAGATAAACTAACATCAGGATGGCAACCAAGTGATTTAATTATCGTTGCAGCACGTCCAGGTATGGGGAAAACAGCCTTTACTTTAACAATGGCTAGAAATATAGCTGTAATGCATAATATTCCTGTAGCTTTTTTCTCTTTAGAGATGGCATCTGTACAGTTAATTACAAGACTAATTTCTAGTGAAACAGGTTTGTCATCTGAGAAATTAAGAACAGGAAAATTAGAAAAACATGAGTGGGAACAATTAAATGTTAAGGTAAAAGCACTTGAAAAAGCACCTTTATTTATTGATGACACACCATCACTTTCAATTTTCGATTTACGTGCAAAAGCAAGACGTCTAGCATCTCAGCATGGCATTAAAATGATAATGATTGATTACTTACAGCTTATGACAGCTGCAGGTAGTGGAGGAAACAGAGAGCAAGAAATATCTACTATTTCTAGAAACTTAAAAGCATTAGCAAAAGAATTAGAAGTGCCTGTAATTGCACTATCACAATTATCGCGTGCTGTAGAGACACGTGGAGGAAGTAAAAGACCTTTACTTTCAGATTTACGTGAATCTGGAGCCATCGAGCAAGATGCAGATATTGTATCGTTTATTTACAGACCAGAATATTATAAAATTGATGAATGGGATGACGACGATCAATCTCCAACTGCTGGACAAGGTGAGTTTATTGTTGCTAAACATAGAAATGGTGGGCTAGATAGTATTCGTTTAAAGTTTATTGGAAACTTAGGTAAGTTCGATAATTTAGATGATTTCGATACACCTTTTTCATCTGGGCAAGAATTTCACAGTAAAATGAATGCTGCATCAAACGATGACACTTTTAAAACAGATAATTTTACAGCATCACCAGAAGATGCCTTTGGAGCTCCGGATGATGAGGTGCCATTTTAA
- the rpmI gene encoding 50S ribosomal protein L35 has product MPKMKTKSSAKKRFKLTGTGKIKRKHAFKSHILTKKSKKRKLKLTHDGLVHKADENNIKVMLRLK; this is encoded by the coding sequence ATGCCTAAAATGAAAACAAAATCTAGTGCTAAAAAGCGTTTTAAGCTTACAGGTACTGGTAAAATTAAAAGAAAGCACGCGTTTAAGAGTCACATCTTAACAAAGAAGTCTAAGAAACGTAAGCTTAAATTAACTCATGATGGTTTAGTACATAAAGCCGATGAGAACAATATTAAAGTAATGCTACGTTTAAAGTAA
- a CDS encoding HAD family hydrolase, which translates to MDLSKVKLIATDMDGTLLNSKHEVSDDFFELFNQIKSHGILFVAASGRPYYSMIDKLSKIKDDIIIVSENGGLGIKNEELFLSNPIDGDNFKEIYDLASGIKDAHAVFCARNKAYVLSDSQKLLELLKEYYPKYNVVSNPLQITEPIYKVALFHEVSSERFIYPFVKHIEKRFKVKVSANHWVDISENKANKGHAISLIQENYNITTAETMVFGDYKNDIEMLKLAKFSFAMQNAHPDVKAVANFETKSNDENGVEYILKQTIEAKKAAIKTF; encoded by the coding sequence ATGGATTTATCTAAAGTGAAATTAATTGCCACAGATATGGATGGTACATTACTTAATTCTAAGCATGAAGTAAGTGATGATTTTTTTGAATTATTTAACCAAATAAAATCACATGGTATTTTATTTGTTGCAGCTAGTGGACGACCGTATTATAGTATGATAGATAAGCTCTCTAAAATTAAAGATGATATTATTATCGTCTCTGAAAATGGTGGACTTGGCATAAAAAATGAAGAATTATTTTTATCTAACCCTATTGATGGAGACAACTTTAAAGAAATATATGATTTAGCTTCTGGTATAAAAGATGCACACGCTGTATTTTGTGCTAGAAATAAAGCATATGTTTTAAGTGATTCGCAAAAGCTATTAGAATTACTTAAAGAATACTACCCGAAATATAATGTCGTTTCTAATCCTTTACAGATTACGGAACCTATTTATAAGGTTGCTTTATTTCATGAAGTAAGCTCTGAGCGTTTTATTTATCCATTTGTGAAACACATTGAAAAACGTTTTAAAGTAAAAGTTAGCGCAAACCATTGGGTTGATATCTCTGAAAACAAAGCTAATAAAGGCCATGCGATTTCACTTATTCAAGAAAATTATAATATTACTACTGCGGAAACAATGGTGTTTGGTGATTATAAAAATGATATCGAAATGCTAAAATTGGCTAAGTTTAGCTTCGCTATGCAAAATGCGCACCCAGATGTTAAAGCTGTAGCTAATTTTGAAACTAAAAGTAACGATGAAAATGGTGTTGAATATATATTAAAACAAACTATTGAAGCTAAAAAGGCTGCTATTAAAACATTCTAA